In Phlebotomus papatasi isolate M1 chromosome 1, Ppap_2.1, whole genome shotgun sequence, the following proteins share a genomic window:
- the LOC129799876 gene encoding uncharacterized protein LOC129799876 — protein MPNTNVENLFGSWMARNEGRAGSSSPKYTPFNSRHNSPVSLPSSPISTSPLSTSPPSTLRRSYSSTFTLIPEDRAVDEPIMIQQGNYRTDSHGLFFRLLLWWPIFLLKLFQLVFRKVSGFVWNPFRIAAPTFWISAGLWIFWKFVGFPLALFKWILIRLHTPSAERNRRKRTVLISGGSTIQTLHLARNFYTAGSRVVVFEFEGLFGLARFSTAVSKFYTVPCPAPDSAHEYVAALCEIVEKEKPSFYIPTSATSAAHYDALAKPHLELLGCLSFIPGAQEVSVLDDIMELMVKCRSNGIALPPHRIVQSKEDLFRLYDIGWLSGFRNIIISAGPMGILERNKFILPSNRRDLRLTYEISEQRPWMVIRDLPGSHYITCTTIKESRVVANVTCLVNSDTKSLVPECNEEVEKWLKDFFNKIRFQRPINAHVSFRLVKCDLSGNLLPMGTRVGVSLPYICYTGVHPRVLWKPCPHFSRQNSGPLVQEGGRYWMHEAVLNTLRHPSVDAVGKLIGTVLDKREALFVFWDPLPYCAYYHFQLPFNSVKQFLQKRQASRHTATTMTAPVH, from the coding sequence ATGCCGAATACGAACGTTGAGAATTTATTTGGATCTTGGATGGCAAGGAATGAGGGACGTGCTGGATCTTCCAGTCCTAAATATACCCCATTCAATTCTCGTCACAATTCACCGGTTTCACTGCCCTCATCACCAATTTCCACATCACCCTTGTCCACGTCTCCACCGTCTACGTTGAGGCGTAGCTACTCGAGTACTTTTACTTTGATTCCTGAAGATCGGGCAGTTGATGAGCCTATAATGATTCAGCAGGGAAATTATCGAACAGATTCCCATGGATTGTTCTTCAGGCTTTTGCTGTGGTGGCCAATTTTTCTGCTGAAACTCTTCCAGTTGGTCTTTAGGAAGGTGTCGGGTTTTGTGTGGAATCCTTTTCGCATAGCAGCACCGACTTTCTGGATATCAGCAGGATTGTGGATTTTTTGGAAGTTTGTTGGGTTTCCATTGGCTCTGTTTAAGTGGATTTTGATTCGTCTGCATACGCCATCGGCAGAGAGAAATCGCCGGAAGAGGACGGTGCTGATTAGTGGAGGCAGTACCATTCAGACACTGCATCTGGCCAGGAATTTCTACACTGCTGGCTCGAGAGTTGTGGTATTTGAGTTTGAGGGACTCTTTGGGCTGGCCAGATTCTCAACGGCAGTCAGTAAATTTTACACAGTGCCGTGTCCAGCTCCAGATTCAGCCCATGAATACGTGGCAGCTCTGTGTGAGATTGTGGAGAAGGAGAAGCCATCTTTCTACATTCCAACTTCTGCCACGAGTGCTGCACACTATGATGCTCTGGCTAAGCCTCATCTTGAGCTCCTGGGATGTCTGTCCTTCATCCCAGGTGCTCAGGAAGTTTCAGTGTTGGATGATATAATGGAATTGATGGTGAAGTGTCGATCAAATGGAATTGCCTTGCCGCCACATAGGATTGTCCAGAGCAAAGAGGATCTCTTCAGGCTGTATGACATTGGATGGTTGTCAGGATTCAGGAATATTATAATATCAGCTGGACCAATGGGAATTCTCGAAcgcaataaattcattttgccCAGCAACAGACGTGATTTGAGACTGACTTATGAGATCAGCGAACAACGCCCATGGATGGTTATTAGAGATCTTCCAGGATCTCACTATATCACCTGCACTACAATCAAAGAGTCCAGAGTTGTGGCCAATGTGACGTGCCTGGTGAATTCTGATACGAAAAGTCTCGTGCCTGAGTGCAATGAAGAGGTGGAAAAATGGCTGAAGGATTTCTTCAATAAGATCCGCTTCCAGCGTCCAATCAATGCTCACGTGAGCTTCAGACTGGTCAAGTGTGATCTCAGTGGAAATCTTTTGCCCATGGGAACAAGAGTTGGAGTATCTCTGCCCTATATCTGCTACACTGGTGTTCATCCTCGGGTTCTGTGGAAGCCCTGCCCACATTTTTCCCGGCAGAATTCTGGTCCTCTTGTCCAGGAGGGTGGAAGGTACTGGATGCATGAAGCTGTCCTCAATACTCTTCGTCATCCTTCGGTGGATGCTGTTGGGAAGCTGATTGGAACGGTTCTCGATAAAAGGGAAGCTCTATTTGTCTTCTGGGATCCACTTCCTTACTGCGCCTACTATCACTTCCAGCTGCCCTTCAATTCCGTCAAGCAATTCCTGCAGAAGAGGCAAGCTTCGCGCCACACAGCAACTACAATGACGGCACCAGTTCATTAA